A section of the Humulus lupulus chromosome 2, drHumLupu1.1, whole genome shotgun sequence genome encodes:
- the LOC133815052 gene encoding uncharacterized protein LOC133815052, with protein sequence MRTPSDQRDKAKWCEFHNDHGHRTDECISLKLEVSNLLKRGHLTDLLTDKGKRTFQQGADRSVVQREVTPPKPPTHERTVNVITGGSEVSGVTHSAAKRHARQTNCVKGEFSETEKNTINLPAQTISFSTTESTRILNPHHDALVIALYIANCLTKRILIDNGSSANILFLSALREMGIDESKIIKKTTILIGFSGEQKNTLGEIELPVYAEGVNLCTRFLVVDSPSAYNVILGRPWIHEMEAVPSTYHQVLRFPTKWGVKEIKGQQKDSRACYQTTMKAKPAQL encoded by the coding sequence ATGAGGACTCCGTCTGACCAGCGAGACAAAGCAAAATGGTGTGAATTCCACAATGACCACGGTCACCGAACGGATGAGTGCATTTCCTTAAAACTCGAAGTATCCAACCTGTTAAAACGTGGTCACCTGACTGACTTACTTACAGACAAAGGCAAAAGAACATTCCAGCAGGGAGCAGACAGGTCAGTCGTCCAAAGAGAAGTAACCCCGCCAAAGCCACCTACTCATGAACGGACGGTGAACGTAATAACTGGTGGCTCTGAGGTAAGCGGAGTCACCCATTCAGCAGCCAAAAGACATGCCAGGCAGACCAACTGCGTCAAAGGAGAGTTCAGCGAGACAGAGAAGAATACCATCAACCTACCAGCTCAAACCATCAGTTTCTCAACAACAGAGTCAACCAGAATCCTCAACCCACATCATGATGCTCTTGTCATTGCACTTTACATTGCTAATTGTCTTACTAAACGTATACTTATTGATAATGGTAGTTCAgctaacattttatttttaagtgcTCTCAGGGAAATGGGGATAGATGAATCAAAGATTATAAAGAAGACTACAATCCTCATCGGTTTCAGTGGAGAACAAAAGAACACACTAGGAGAGATCGAGCTACCTGTCTATGCCGAAGGAGTCAATCTATGCACAAGATTCCTGGTAGTAGACTCTCCGTCTGCTTACAACGTGATACTGGGTcgaccatggatacatgaaatggaGGCAGTCCCTTCAACATACCACCAAGTCCTAAGGTTCCCAACTAAGTGGGGAGTAAAAGAAATTAAAGGCCAACAGAAAGATTCGAGAGCGTGTTACCAGACTACCATGAAGGCCAAACCCGCTCAGTTATAG